The Nitrospira sp. genome contains a region encoding:
- the lysA gene encoding diaminopimelate decarboxylase: MHSFEYHHGELYCEQVPVSRVAKELGTPCYIYSHETLVRHFHAYDGAFKNIPHVLAFAMKANSNLAILRLMAREGSGVDIVSGGELFRALKAGVPASKIVFAGVGKAPDEIRDALKADILMFNVESPAELHALSQVAAEVGKKARVALRINPDIDPKTHPYISTGLKKSKFGIAADRAVEDFSLAASMSHINVVGVHAHIGSQLTDVTPFIEALKKVVSLVETLKGKGINIRYLNIGGGLGITYSDEKPPLPQDLSNAILPLVQGLNITLVMEPGRVIVGNAGILVTKAMYLKEGEAKSFIIVDAAMNDLIRPSLYGAYHEIRPVNEEAARRARQTVDIVGPVCESGDFLAKDRSLPNVKPGELLAVMSAGAYGFVMASNYNSRPRVPEVLVKGGEFHVIRERETYDDLIKGETIPPFLREQV, encoded by the coding sequence ATGCATAGCTTCGAGTATCACCACGGAGAGTTGTACTGCGAACAGGTACCGGTCAGTCGCGTAGCAAAGGAACTCGGTACGCCTTGCTATATCTATAGCCATGAGACACTGGTCCGTCATTTTCATGCCTACGACGGGGCATTTAAGAATATTCCTCACGTCCTTGCGTTTGCGATGAAAGCCAATTCCAACCTCGCCATCTTGCGATTGATGGCCAGAGAAGGCAGCGGAGTTGATATCGTTTCAGGAGGAGAGTTGTTTCGCGCCTTGAAAGCCGGTGTCCCGGCCTCCAAGATCGTATTTGCCGGAGTCGGGAAGGCTCCCGACGAAATTCGTGATGCGCTCAAAGCGGATATCCTTATGTTCAACGTGGAATCGCCGGCTGAGCTGCATGCTCTCAGTCAAGTCGCCGCCGAAGTCGGCAAGAAAGCGCGCGTGGCGCTGCGAATCAATCCTGATATCGATCCGAAAACACATCCTTATATTTCCACCGGGCTCAAGAAAAGTAAGTTCGGCATCGCGGCGGATCGGGCGGTGGAAGACTTCTCCCTCGCCGCGTCGATGAGCCATATCAATGTTGTTGGCGTCCATGCACATATCGGGTCTCAGCTCACGGATGTCACGCCCTTCATTGAAGCCTTGAAAAAGGTCGTCAGTCTCGTCGAGACTTTGAAAGGGAAAGGCATCAACATCCGTTATCTGAATATCGGGGGCGGGCTTGGCATCACGTACTCGGATGAAAAGCCGCCGTTACCTCAAGACCTCTCCAATGCGATCTTGCCGCTCGTGCAAGGGTTGAACATCACGCTCGTCATGGAACCGGGACGCGTCATTGTCGGGAATGCCGGAATCCTGGTCACAAAGGCCATGTATCTGAAAGAAGGAGAAGCGAAGAGCTTCATCATTGTCGACGCTGCGATGAACGATTTGATTCGGCCCAGCCTGTACGGAGCCTACCACGAGATACGCCCGGTGAACGAGGAGGCGGCTCGTCGGGCCAGACAGACGGTGGATATCGTTGGGCCGGTCTGTGAATCCGGAGATTTTCTGGCGAAGGACAGGTCGCTGCCGAACGTCAAGCCGGGTGAGTTGTTGGCGGTCATGAGCGCCGGGGCCTACGGCTTTGTCATGGCTTCCAATTACAACTCTCGACCTCGTGTACCGGAAGTGCTCGTCAAAGGTGGAGAGTTCCACGTCATCCGCGAACGAGAAACGTACGACGACCTTATTAAAGGAGAGACGATTCCCCCGTTCTTACGCGAGCAGGTATGA
- a CDS encoding 4-hydroxy-tetrahydrodipicolinate synthase, with product MFTGSLVAIVTPFREGKVDEHALAELIEWQIANGTNGIVPCGTTGESATLSHDEHNRVIELTVEVVRRRVPVIAGTGSNSTEEAIALTQHAKQVGVDGALLITPYYNKPTQEGLYRHYKAVAETVDLPLVLYNIPGRTGVNMLPATIARLSAIKTIVGVKEGSGSVQQASDIVQMCGDRLTVLAGDDALTLPMMAVGGNGVITVTANIVPTEMAGLVKAFAEGNIDEARRIHFKLSPLFAALFFETNPIPVKEALGLMGKIDPELRLPLCPMAQDTREKLIRVLKEARLI from the coding sequence ATGTTTACCGGATCTCTTGTCGCTATTGTCACGCCGTTTCGAGAGGGCAAGGTTGACGAACACGCCTTGGCTGAGCTGATCGAATGGCAAATCGCCAACGGCACCAATGGCATTGTTCCCTGCGGGACCACTGGCGAGTCAGCCACGCTTTCTCATGACGAGCACAATCGGGTGATCGAGCTGACGGTTGAAGTCGTCCGGCGGCGTGTACCGGTCATCGCGGGAACCGGCTCGAACAGCACGGAAGAGGCCATCGCGCTCACCCAGCATGCAAAACAAGTTGGTGTCGACGGGGCCTTGCTGATCACCCCCTACTACAATAAACCCACCCAGGAAGGCCTCTATCGCCACTATAAAGCGGTCGCCGAAACCGTCGACTTGCCTTTGGTCCTGTACAACATTCCTGGTCGTACCGGAGTCAACATGCTACCGGCGACGATCGCTCGACTCTCCGCCATCAAGACAATCGTCGGAGTTAAGGAAGGAAGTGGGTCGGTCCAACAGGCTTCGGATATCGTGCAGATGTGCGGCGACCGTCTCACCGTGTTAGCCGGTGACGATGCCCTCACGCTACCCATGATGGCGGTCGGAGGAAATGGCGTCATTACGGTCACGGCCAATATCGTGCCGACTGAAATGGCTGGTCTTGTGAAGGCGTTTGCAGAAGGGAACATCGACGAAGCTCGACGGATTCATTTCAAGCTGTCTCCTCTCTTTGCCGCGTTGTTCTTCGAGACCAACCCCATTCCCGTCAAGGAAGCCTTAGGACTCATGGGCAAGATTGACCCGGAATTGCGCTTGCCACTTTGCCCAATGGCACAGGATACACGCGAGAAGTTGATTCGCGTCTTAAAAGAAGCGCGATTAATCTGA
- the dapB gene encoding 4-hydroxy-tetrahydrodipicolinate reductase produces MIKVIVAGAAGRMGCRLVSLIKDSTALMLAGALEGKGHPALGQDAGETAGAGRADVPITDDLSALMGRGEVVIDFSAPEATLEHMRTIVRHRRAMVIGTTGFSTTQLEELKSLAQQIPCVFSPNMSVGINLIYKVIAEMARTLGEDYDIEVIEAHHRLKKDAPSGTALKIAEVLAHSVNRDLNQVGVYARKGLVGERARGEIGVQTIRAGDIVGDHTVLFGGMGERIEVTHRASSRDTFARGALRAARWVVRQPPGIYDMMDVLSLR; encoded by the coding sequence ATGATCAAAGTCATCGTTGCAGGTGCGGCCGGCCGAATGGGCTGCCGACTCGTGTCGCTGATCAAAGACTCCACTGCTTTGATGCTGGCTGGAGCTTTAGAAGGAAAAGGTCACCCGGCGCTGGGACAAGATGCAGGTGAAACCGCCGGAGCAGGACGTGCCGACGTTCCCATCACAGACGATCTCTCCGCTTTGATGGGACGAGGAGAAGTTGTGATCGACTTTTCCGCACCCGAAGCGACTCTTGAACACATGCGGACGATCGTCCGCCATCGGCGTGCAATGGTGATCGGCACGACCGGCTTCTCAACGACTCAGCTCGAAGAGTTGAAGTCCTTAGCCCAGCAGATACCGTGTGTGTTTTCTCCAAACATGAGTGTTGGAATCAACCTGATCTACAAAGTCATTGCCGAAATGGCCAGAACACTCGGCGAGGATTATGACATTGAGGTCATCGAAGCTCATCACCGGCTGAAGAAAGACGCACCAAGCGGCACGGCTCTGAAAATTGCCGAAGTTCTCGCACATTCCGTGAATCGCGACCTGAACCAAGTTGGTGTCTACGCCCGTAAGGGGTTGGTCGGCGAGCGAGCCAGGGGAGAAATCGGTGTGCAAACTATTCGCGCCGGCGATATCGTCGGCGACCATACCGTGCTGTTCGGCGGCATGGGAGAACGAATCGAGGTTACTCACCGAGCCAGTAGTCGAGACACGTTCGCTCGCGGAGCCCTCCGTGCCGCAAGATGGGTTGTCCGTCAGCCGCCCGGCATATACGACATGATGGATGTGTTGAGTCTTCGTTGA
- the fsa gene encoding fructose-6-phosphate aldolase produces MKIYLDTANVKEIHEAASLGLLDGVTTNPSLVVKEGRSFREMLQEVCKIVDGPISAEVVSVEADAMVKEGKELAKIHKNIVVKCPLIPEGLKATKRLAAEGIRVNVTLCFSPTQALLAAKAGAWCVSPFIGRLDDISSNGMELIRQILAIYKNYDYKTLVLVASVRHPQHVVEAALAGGHICTMPYNIFQALFKHPLTDAGLKKFLDDWKAKGQQ; encoded by the coding sequence ATGAAAATCTATCTCGATACAGCCAACGTCAAGGAAATCCATGAAGCCGCGAGTCTCGGCTTGCTCGACGGTGTAACGACGAATCCTTCCCTGGTCGTCAAGGAAGGGCGCAGCTTCAGGGAAATGCTACAAGAGGTATGCAAAATCGTAGATGGGCCGATCAGTGCCGAAGTCGTGAGCGTGGAAGCGGATGCCATGGTGAAGGAGGGCAAGGAACTTGCCAAGATCCATAAGAATATCGTGGTCAAGTGTCCGCTGATTCCGGAGGGGCTGAAAGCCACAAAGCGGCTGGCAGCTGAGGGAATTCGAGTAAACGTGACACTCTGTTTTTCACCAACACAGGCGCTACTGGCGGCCAAAGCCGGTGCCTGGTGTGTGTCTCCGTTTATAGGACGGCTCGATGATATCAGCTCAAACGGGATGGAACTCATCCGACAAATTCTGGCGATCTATAAGAATTATGACTACAAGACCCTTGTGTTGGTGGCGAGTGTCCGCCATCCGCAACACGTGGTCGAAGCGGCATTGGCCGGCGGTCACATTTGCACGATGCCCTACAACATATTTCAGGCGCTCTTCAAACACCCACTGACCGATGCAGGCTTGAAAAAGTTCCTCGATGACTGGAAGGCCAAAGGCCAGCAATAA
- a CDS encoding uracil-DNA glycosylase, with protein sequence MRTLAVLNEAISDCTACPRLVIYRQVIAQEKRKQYRDWTYWGRPVPGFGDPQARLYVLGLAPAAHGGNRTGRVFTGDRSGDWLYDALYRYGFANQPSSTHRDDGLSLTDCYIGATVRCAPPENKPAPEEFECCSRFLGTEIRLLKNHRVVIVLGKIAFDHYLRACRRQGHTIAIPLPKFGHGVTYQLPWGVTLLGSYHPSQQNTFTGKLTRPMFHAVFRKARKEIECA encoded by the coding sequence ATGCGAACCTTGGCCGTCTTGAACGAGGCTATCAGCGACTGTACGGCCTGTCCTCGGTTAGTCATCTATCGACAGGTGATCGCACAAGAGAAACGGAAGCAGTACCGTGACTGGACCTATTGGGGTCGGCCGGTTCCCGGCTTCGGTGATCCCCAAGCGCGGCTCTATGTGCTTGGGCTCGCTCCTGCGGCACATGGGGGGAATCGGACGGGGCGAGTTTTCACCGGAGATCGGAGTGGAGATTGGCTGTATGACGCACTGTACCGGTATGGATTTGCCAACCAACCTTCTTCGACGCACCGAGACGACGGCTTATCATTGACGGATTGCTATATCGGCGCGACAGTACGTTGCGCCCCGCCGGAGAATAAACCTGCACCGGAAGAGTTTGAATGCTGCAGCCGATTCTTGGGAACGGAAATTCGTCTTCTCAAGAACCACCGCGTAGTGATTGTTCTGGGGAAGATTGCTTTCGATCATTACCTCAGGGCCTGCCGGAGGCAGGGTCACACCATAGCAATACCCCTCCCCAAGTTCGGACATGGTGTCACGTACCAGCTTCCCTGGGGCGTCACACTGCTCGGTTCCTATCACCCTAGCCAGCAGAATACGTTTACGGGAAAATTAACCCGCCCCATGTTTCACGCGGTATTCCGGAAGGCCAGGAAAGAAATAGAGTGTGCCTGA
- a CDS encoding lytic transglycosylase domain-containing protein — MITRGMRAWFCAIGIAFSLLLMHVSAPAASDTTDNNGQKSETEKDLLVPDLLDLQPEPEDRLVILPEIKREGERFFLSSFKLPDKITFAGVPVPLDNWQVRERIEYEFYQFLEDQGESIILAKRTGRCFPPAEKQLAETGLPDDLKYMLLVESKCISAAYSKAKASGPWQFIPSTGRRYRLKSDAVRDERRNLEMSTEAAVKYLKYLKEFQDNDWFLAMASYNAGEERVRKLLKEQKISDYWKMHGPRETMRYVPRIIAAKEIYSQPEKYLGLTKKDLYMPLETETITVNVKESQRALTSIAEEFGTYLLELKMLNPEFKKDVLPHGTYQIRVPRQTCPSRCFKQEKTP; from the coding sequence ATGATCACCCGTGGTATGCGAGCCTGGTTTTGTGCAATCGGAATCGCGTTCTCTCTACTGTTGATGCACGTGTCAGCACCGGCTGCGTCGGATACAACCGACAATAACGGACAGAAATCCGAGACTGAGAAAGATCTTCTCGTCCCCGACTTACTGGATCTGCAGCCCGAACCAGAAGACCGGCTGGTCATTCTGCCTGAAATCAAACGAGAGGGAGAGCGGTTCTTTTTGAGCTCATTCAAACTGCCCGACAAGATCACATTTGCGGGAGTGCCGGTTCCTTTGGACAACTGGCAAGTGAGAGAGCGGATCGAATACGAGTTCTACCAATTTTTGGAAGATCAAGGCGAAAGCATCATTCTCGCCAAACGTACCGGGCGTTGCTTCCCTCCCGCAGAAAAACAGCTGGCAGAAACCGGTCTGCCGGATGATCTCAAGTATATGTTGTTGGTCGAAAGCAAATGCATCTCAGCCGCCTACTCGAAAGCCAAAGCCTCCGGCCCCTGGCAGTTCATCCCCTCTACAGGTCGCCGATATCGGCTCAAGAGCGACGCGGTCCGAGACGAGCGTCGGAATCTCGAAATGTCGACTGAGGCAGCTGTCAAATATCTGAAGTATCTCAAAGAGTTCCAGGATAATGACTGGTTCTTGGCAATGGCCTCCTATAATGCCGGCGAGGAGCGAGTCCGCAAATTGCTTAAGGAACAAAAAATTTCCGACTATTGGAAGATGCACGGCCCGCGCGAGACCATGCGCTATGTCCCTCGTATCATTGCCGCAAAAGAAATCTACTCCCAACCTGAGAAGTACCTGGGACTGACCAAGAAGGACCTGTACATGCCGCTCGAGACAGAAACTATCACGGTCAACGTGAAAGAATCTCAGCGTGCATTAACCTCGATCGCCGAGGAATTCGGCACCTATTTGCTCGAGCTCAAGATGTTGAATCCGGAATTCAAGAAAGATGTGCTCCCTCATGGCACCTATCAAATCCGCGTGCCCAGGCAAACCTGTCCCAGTCGGTGCTTCAAACAGGAAAAGACTCCATAG